The following nucleotide sequence is from Coffea eugenioides isolate CCC68of chromosome 3, Ceug_1.0, whole genome shotgun sequence.
tttttttttttcaattgtaaACAAGAACGCTATTTATTCTAAAAATCTAATTTGAATACAAGCAAAAAATTACTGTCGTATCCTTATTCACTTTATACACTTGTTGCTAATTTGAATACAAGCAAACCcagggataaaaaaaaaagtttctctTTTAGATGAAAGGAGATAGCGAGtcaaaaaatttctcttttACCACCCACCACATTACCAGATCCCTAAATCCTTAAATATGAATTCTCAAATCTTACACCTAATTTTCCAAACTCCAAAGCTGTGAAATCTGGATTGGTTTGTGGTTGAGAGATGAAGTGGGGTGGATGCACTTACAATGCGGCTGAACGTGAAGGTGTCAGGCCTTGGAACAAAATGTTTGGATtgattttttccaaaaaaaaatttaatttttctgcaatcatattttttaatcattatTTTACATCACATACATTAAATTGTTACaatatttctaaaaaaaaatttagaaaatagcaatctaaatagGAGTAAAAATTGTGATATAATACACAAAGCTATTGTGGTAATACGGAGGATCTAAAACAATAAGTATGGGAAACAGTACGACGGGCATGGGCATACCCTATGTTATTGTTAATACTTAATATTCTTAATTCCTATTTTCTTTTATACCTTTTTctatcttttcaatttttctttttctttctcttcatcaattgcatttcgcgcgtgtgagtgtatgtatatatatatgtatctatatacacatataataataataataataataataataataattcactGTTCAATTCCCATTTTAGTAGGTTGTTGAATTGACTactttcaacttttttttcATGTGgccatatttaatttttttgaatttgaatagattttgagtattttattttttttgtaacaatCAATTCCATCCATTTATTTTCACCCACTTATTGCCCTTCATTATTCTGGCATTTGATCAGTAAAGAAAATCATCTAAATGTTGCATTCGATGGTATAGTAATTGTCAGGTATGTCAAAAAATAGTGTAAACCTTAAAATACACATTATGCTCCTTTAATTTTATAAGACATTATCCAAGTTTGTGTGGAGAATCCATCCTTTGAGAACCTTGTATATGTAATGAGATTATTCTAGTGACAGTACTTGCCTAGGAAAACTTAAATAGCTGGTATCTGAATTTTCTTTctagtttctttttcttccccaTTCTTCTTTCCTTAAACGTACACATAAAGATCATTACTTTGCCAATTATTGAACCCTTATATCCTCTTGGCCTGATAGGTTGTTTGCCATTTTTAATACAAGTAAAGGCAATCCATTTCTCCTTCCGGTACCCCCCGtaccgccccccccccccccccccaaaaaataAAGAGTACTTATTTTTCCTTAATCTAAGCCTgcaatttcttttccttttcttcccgTTTTGGAAACGTTTAACAAATTCCAAAAGTCAATAATCGAACGTTGCACTATCACATTGTCACGTTTGGAACAAAACTAACGCAGGACTTTGAAAATTTGGTCAATATGGCTATTATATTACACAGTAATAATTGACAAGCCGAACTCCAACCCATCCGAATTCACTCCAAGAATCTACGGTAATGGTGATCGAGCTCACGGCCAACTCCAGTGAATCAAATTTAACGCTTAGAGGGGACTGACCGGATTAcaagaaacttttgaaattacaCTTTCGAAATTACAACAAACTCCAACCCATCCGAATTCACTCTAACGCCTCCAAGCAGGACTTTTGTTCTCACATCAGCTAAAGGAATTGCATGAATAAATGTGTAAGAATTTTCTCAAATATGTGGTCTTCGATCAATCAAATCATTAGAGGACCTGAAATGGTCCATTTTGACCATTCTGCCTAATAAATGCCTAAGGAATTTTGGAAGGGTTTCTTGGTCGTTTCTTGTGATCACAGGAACACATGGGCCGTATCTTGTGTTACACATGAACAAAGTAGTCATGAGACAAGTAATAATTCGTTACTACCTTAATTCGTGGATTAAAAGAAATAGCCTGTTACTTCAACTGCAGTCTGCGGTCTTTTTCAACTTGACTTTAGCGGCAGTGACCGTTGACTGTCAAAATCTGTGGTTTGTTTGTAATGTAAATGCCTGCTTTTAGCCTTCATTCGATGCTTGAAGTCTGAATTCAATAAACGTGTTTAGAAAAAAGAATTCACTAAGGGAAGGATAAATTGACTGCTTTTGTCTGTATCAAAATTGGCAAACTATCTATCAGGTCAAAAGTATACATTAAGTTTCGATTTGTATGCatatgaagaaataaaaaatacaacCTTTGAAGTCTTGTCTATAAAGGGTGGATCCGTCAATGTCTCATTTTGCAGTTcatacaaataaacaaattaaccAATAAGGATTTGCTGTAGCAAATTCTTGTTAGGAACTCCTATGTTCATTAGTCTCCATCCTTGTTCTGCTGCCTTAATTAGAGCAAGTTTGACTCCTTCAGCCAGTTGTTGAAGATGATTGTCAactgctctctctctctcaaagccCATGAAAGTTGTATTTGGTTCATTCTTTTTGACAATGGTACGATGTgacaaaacagaaatttcttcgTTACCACCCTATCCTTGTCCGAGGCCCTAATTAGTGGATTAAAAGAAATTGCCTGTTACTTCAACTGCAGTCTGCGGACTTTAGAGGCAGTGACCGTTGACTGTCAAAATCTGTGGTGATTGACTTTGAAAGTCTTCATTCGATGATTGAAGTGTGAATTCATTAAATGTGTTTAGAAAAAAGAATTCACAAAGGGAAGGAGAAATTGACTGCTTTTATCTGTATTAAAATTGGCAAACTATCTTTCAGGTCAAGagtatactttttttttttaagtgtaagtTGGGGATTCGAACCTGAGACCTCTCGCTTACACTCTTTTCCCTCATACCACCCAATCCATCCCTCCCCCAGGTCAAGAGTATACATTAAGTTTTGATTTGTATGcatataaaagggaaaaaaaagaaaaaagagtggaaaaaaataaaaaaataaaagggtaaatACATTTACCTCCCTGTGGTATAGAGTGTTTTCTTATATAATTCCtatatggtttcaaaagttatacagaACTCCCTCATAGTTTGGCTTAAaatgtcaaagtgacggaaatagtcATTCATAACGGAACTTTTAAAAATACCGAAATTACCTTTATAAATACACGACACACTAATCCCGTATGGTTTTTATGTTTTACCACATAATCCCCTTAtagtttaatattttaccaTTTAATCCccttataattttcaaaatatatacataaccccctttggtaataattttcaactatacataaagATATTTTCGACATTTTAGATGACTCCATTGCGAATGATCATTTccatcactttgacactttaatccaaatcatgaggggattatgtatagcttttgaaatcaTAGGGGGTTATGCAAAACAAACTAAATCacagggggtaaagtgtaatttgcccaaaataaaaaataaaacctcTGAAGCCTTGTCTATAAAGGGAGGATCCGTCAATGTCTCATTTTGTAGTTCATACAAGTAAACAAATTAACCAATCTGTCCAGCCTCAGCTGAGCTAGACGAAAAGAAATCATGCTTCCAAATTTCATTACAGAGGTTTTcgtttttatgtttattttagTGCTACATACACTAGCCCCATCATTTCCTCCCAAAGTTTGTGCATCAGCTTTTGCGGAAGAGGCTGCTGCCCTCTTAAAATGGAAAGCCAGTTTTGCCAACCAGAATAGTTCCCTCTTGATTTCATGGAATATTAAGCCTACCAAAGCCAAGAATTCTTCCAGCCCTTGCACTTGGGCTAGTGTTTCATGCAATATTGATGGAAGTGTCAACAGACTGAACCTCACAAATTCCAATGTCAGCACGACACTCTATGACTTCCCATTTTCATCCTTGCCAAACCTTGAATACGTTGATCTTTCCATGAATGAACTTTTTGGCAGCATACCGGCCCAGATTGGTAATCTTTCCAAGCTCATTTATCTCGATTTCTCGATCAATCAGCTGTCACAAGAAATCCCACCTGAAATTGGCTTGTTACAAAATCTTCAAGTCCTCCATCTGAACGAAAATCAATTGTCTGGTCCAATTCCTGAGGAATTGAGCCATTTAGTCTATCTTACTGAGGTTGATTTGAATACCAATCATATCAATGGCACAATTCCATCTTCCTTGGCAAATTTGGTTAACTTGACATACTTGTCTTTGTATGGAAACCTATTATCTGGTTCCATTCCTCCAGAAATAGGAAACTTATCCAATCTTGTCACTGCTTTTTTGAGCTCTAACCTTCTAACAGGTTCAATTCCACCTGATCTAGGTAACCTCAGTAAGTTGGAGACCTTGTTCCTTTTCCAAAACAATCTGTCCGGTTCCATTCCAGTTGAGTTAGGGCAGTTGAAATCACTTCAAAATTTGAGCTTGTTCGGAAATAATCTCATTGGCACAATTCCAACATCACTGGGTAATCTGACGAATTTGACTGTCCTCCATCTCTATGATAACCAACTCTCAGGCTCAATTCCTGAAGAGTTGAGCAACCTAGAGCTACTTACAGATTTGGAACTAGACAGGAATGAACTGAACGGTTCTATTCCTAAATCATTTGGTGATCTGAGCAACCTGGAATTTCTGTTTCTCCGTGAAAACCAGCTTTCTGGTTCCATTCCAGAGGAGCTAGGGAAGTTGGCAAAGTTGGCTGTGATGGAGATGGATACAAATCAATTCTCTGGTCATCTGCCGGAACATCTTTGCCAAAATGGAACACTTCAGAACTTCACGGTAAGCAACAACAAGCTGATAGGCCCAATCCCTATAAGCTTGAAAAATTGCTCAAGTTTATTTAGAGCTCGATTTCAGGGAAACCGGCTGACTGGGAATCTGTCAGAGATGTTTGGTATCTACCCGAACTTGAATTTCATGGATCTTAGCAACAATGAATTCTATGGCGGACTTTCTGGCAACTGGGGTAGATGCCCAAACTTGGCAGCTCTTTTGCTTGCCGACAATCACATCACAGGTCAGATCCCTTCAGAGCTGGGAAATGCATCTCAACTTCATGTACTTGATTTGTCTTCCAATGACTTTACTGGGGAAATTCCAAAGCAAGTTATGATGCTGGCTTCTATGCTCAATCTGTATCTACAAAATAACCAACTTTTTGGCAATATACCTGAAGAAGTAGGTCAGCTAAAAAATCTGCTTTATCTTGACCTGTCAGCAAATTTCTTGCGTGGATCTATCCCAGAAAATTTTGGAGGTTTCCAGCAATTATTTTACCTGAATTTGAGCAACAACAACTTGAGTCAACAGATTCCACCTCAGATGGGTGAGTTAACTCGACTTTCTATCTTGGATCTGAGTCATAATTACATCACAGGAGAAATACCATCTGAATTCAGAAGTTTACAGAGTCTAGAGATATTGAATCTTTCCCATAATTACCTCTCTGGTTTCCTTCCAAAGGCTTTGGCAGAGCTGCCTGGTTCTTTGCATATTAACATATCTTTCAATAACTTTGAGGGTCCAATTCCTTACGGCAAAGCCTTTAAAAATATTACCATAGAAGAACTGAGGGGAAACAAAGGTTTGTGTGGCAATATTACTGGTTTACAAGTATGTGAAAGTCCTCAATTGAGTAGAAAGCATGTAAACGGTAAGGGGTTCAATCTTGTTCTTGTAATTGTGCTCCCTCTTCTAGGATCACTCTTACTTCTCTGTGCATTCTTTGGAGCTCTTAAAGTTTGTcgacaaagaaaaagaaagaccACGGAGAATGTCGAGGATGCTGATTTGTTTTCCATAACCACCTATGATGGCAGAGCAATGTACCGAGAAATTATAAAAGCAACAGAAGAGTTTAGCGAAATATTCTGCATAGGGGAGGGAGGTTTTGGAAGTGTGTACAAAACAATTCTTCCACCTTCTAACTTAGTAGCTGTAAAGAGACTTCATCTGTTGCCCGAGAAGGTGTACTTCAACACTTTCTTGAACGAGATAAGAGCATTGACAAACATCAAGCATAGAAACATTGTGAAACTCTATGGTTTCTGCTCAAATTCCAAACACTCCTTTTTGGTCTATGAGTACCTTGAGCGAGGTagcttggccaaaatttttaGCGTGGATGAAGAAGCCAAGGAACTAGACTGGGAAAAGAGGGTGAACATCATCAAAGGCGTGGCTCATGCCCTATCTTACATGCATCATGATTGCACGCCTTCAATAGTTCATCGAGACATATCAAGTAACAATGTTTTGCTTGATTCAGAATATGAGGCTTGTCTTTCAGACTTCGGCACTGCTAAATTTCTCAGGAAGGACTCATCCAATTGGACTACTCTTGCTGGCACGCTTGGATATGTTGCACCAGGTAATTCGCAGTGTTATAATTTCTCTCTGTTTTCAGGTATTTAAGTGTAGATGTTTCTCTGATGACATGATTTTCCTTGCAGAGCTTGCCTATACAATGAGAGTCACTGAAAAATGTGATGTCTATAGCTTTGGAATCTTGACATTGGAAACA
It contains:
- the LOC113765443 gene encoding MDIS1-interacting receptor like kinase 2-like isoform X2; this encodes MLPNFITEVFVFMFILVLHTLAPSFPPKVCASAFAEEAAALLKWKASFANQNSSLLISWNIKPTKAKNSSSPCTWASVSCNIDGSVNRLNLTNSNVSTTLYDFPFSSLPNLEYVDLSMNELFGSIPAQIGNLSKLIYLDFSINQLSQEIPPEIGLLQNLQVLHLNENQLSGPIPEELSHLVYLTEVDLNTNHINGTIPSSLANLVNLTYLSLYGNLLSGSIPPEIGNLSNLVTAFLSSNLLTGSIPPDLGNLSKLETLFLFQNNLSGSIPVELGQLKSLQNLSLFGNNLIGTIPTSLGNLTNLTVLHLYDNQLSGSIPEELSNLELLTDLELDRNELNGSIPKSFGDLSNLEFLFLRENQLSGSIPEELGKLAKLAVMEMDTNQFSGHLPEHLCQNGTLQNFTGNRLTGNLSEMFGIYPNLNFMDLSNNEFYGGLSGNWGRCPNLAALLLADNHITGQIPSELGNASQLHVLDLSSNDFTGEIPKQVMMLASMLNLYLQNNQLFGNIPEEVGQLKNLLYLDLSANFLRGSIPENFGGFQQLFYLNLSNNNLSQQIPPQMGELTRLSILDLSHNYITGEIPSEFRSLQSLEILNLSHNYLSGFLPKALAELPGSLHINISFNNFEGPIPYGKAFKNITIEELRGNKGLCGNITGLQVCESPQLSRKHVNGKGFNLVLVIVLPLLGSLLLLCAFFGALKVCRQRKRKTTENVEDADLFSITTYDGRAMYREIIKATEEFSEIFCIGEGGFGSVYKTILPPSNLVAVKRLHLLPEKVYFNTFLNEIRALTNIKHRNIVKLYGFCSNSKHSFLVYEYLERGSLAKIFSVDEEAKELDWEKRVNIIKGVAHALSYMHHDCTPSIVHRDISSNNVLLDSEYEACLSDFGTAKFLRKDSSNWTTLAGTLGYVAPELAYTMRVTEKCDVYSFGILTLETIKGTHPGDIVANLMSSTPGNIELKDLLDQRLPHPTEETEKILISTIKLAKACLHVNPESRPTMHMISSLLSVGAPCRQQVGKY
- the LOC113765443 gene encoding MDIS1-interacting receptor like kinase 2-like isoform X3: MLPNFITEVFVFMFILVLHTLAPSFPPKVCASAFAEEAAALLKWKASFANQNSSLLISWNIKPTKAKNSSSPCTWASVSCNIDGSVNRLNLTNSNVSTTLYDFPFSSLPNLEYVDLSMNELFGSIPAQIGNLSKLIYLDFSINQLSQEIPPEIGLLQNLQVLHLNENQLSGPIPEELSHLVYLTEVDLNTNHINGTIPSSLANLVNLTYLSLYGNLLSGSIPPEIGNLSNLVTAFLSSNLLTGSIPPDLGNLSKLETLFLFQNNLSGSIPVELGQLKSLQNLSLFGNNLIGTIPTSLGNLTNLTVLHLYDNQLSGSIPEELSNLELLTDLELDRNELNGSIPKSFGDLSNLEFLFLRENQLSGSIPEELGKLAKLAVMEMDTNQFSGHLPEHLCQNGTLQNFTVSNNKLIGPIPISLKNCSSLFRARFQGNRLTGNLSEMFGIYPNLNFMDLSNNEFYGGLSGNWGRCPNLAALLLADNHITANFLRGSIPENFGGFQQLFYLNLSNNNLSQQIPPQMGELTRLSILDLSHNYITGEIPSEFRSLQSLEILNLSHNYLSGFLPKALAELPGSLHINISFNNFEGPIPYGKAFKNITIEELRGNKGLCGNITGLQVCESPQLSRKHVNGKGFNLVLVIVLPLLGSLLLLCAFFGALKVCRQRKRKTTENVEDADLFSITTYDGRAMYREIIKATEEFSEIFCIGEGGFGSVYKTILPPSNLVAVKRLHLLPEKVYFNTFLNEIRALTNIKHRNIVKLYGFCSNSKHSFLVYEYLERGSLAKIFSVDEEAKELDWEKRVNIIKGVAHALSYMHHDCTPSIVHRDISSNNVLLDSEYEACLSDFGTAKFLRKDSSNWTTLAGTLGYVAPELAYTMRVTEKCDVYSFGILTLETIKGTHPGDIVANLMSSTPGNIELKDLLDQRLPHPTEETEKILISTIKLAKACLHVNPESRPTMHMISSLLSVGAPCRQQVGKY
- the LOC113765443 gene encoding MDIS1-interacting receptor like kinase 2-like isoform X1 is translated as MLPNFITEVFVFMFILVLHTLAPSFPPKVCASAFAEEAAALLKWKASFANQNSSLLISWNIKPTKAKNSSSPCTWASVSCNIDGSVNRLNLTNSNVSTTLYDFPFSSLPNLEYVDLSMNELFGSIPAQIGNLSKLIYLDFSINQLSQEIPPEIGLLQNLQVLHLNENQLSGPIPEELSHLVYLTEVDLNTNHINGTIPSSLANLVNLTYLSLYGNLLSGSIPPEIGNLSNLVTAFLSSNLLTGSIPPDLGNLSKLETLFLFQNNLSGSIPVELGQLKSLQNLSLFGNNLIGTIPTSLGNLTNLTVLHLYDNQLSGSIPEELSNLELLTDLELDRNELNGSIPKSFGDLSNLEFLFLRENQLSGSIPEELGKLAKLAVMEMDTNQFSGHLPEHLCQNGTLQNFTVSNNKLIGPIPISLKNCSSLFRARFQGNRLTGNLSEMFGIYPNLNFMDLSNNEFYGGLSGNWGRCPNLAALLLADNHITGQIPSELGNASQLHVLDLSSNDFTGEIPKQVMMLASMLNLYLQNNQLFGNIPEEVGQLKNLLYLDLSANFLRGSIPENFGGFQQLFYLNLSNNNLSQQIPPQMGELTRLSILDLSHNYITGEIPSEFRSLQSLEILNLSHNYLSGFLPKALAELPGSLHINISFNNFEGPIPYGKAFKNITIEELRGNKGLCGNITGLQVCESPQLSRKHVNGKGFNLVLVIVLPLLGSLLLLCAFFGALKVCRQRKRKTTENVEDADLFSITTYDGRAMYREIIKATEEFSEIFCIGEGGFGSVYKTILPPSNLVAVKRLHLLPEKVYFNTFLNEIRALTNIKHRNIVKLYGFCSNSKHSFLVYEYLERGSLAKIFSVDEEAKELDWEKRVNIIKGVAHALSYMHHDCTPSIVHRDISSNNVLLDSEYEACLSDFGTAKFLRKDSSNWTTLAGTLGYVAPELAYTMRVTEKCDVYSFGILTLETIKGTHPGDIVANLMSSTPGNIELKDLLDQRLPHPTEETEKILISTIKLAKACLHVNPESRPTMHMISSLLSVGAPCRQQVGKY